CTGTTTCATCAAGACGCCTTACAAAGGTTCTGGAAGGGGACTGAAGCAGGGTCTCCGGCTCGGATTCCGCCTCTTTCCGGATACGCTTCATGGCTTCAATGAAGCGATCCAGCTCTTCCACACTTTCGGTTTCCGTGGGTTCCACCATCATGGAACCGGAGACAACCAGAGGAAAATATACGGTGGGCGGATGAAAGCCCAGATCAATGAGACGCTTGGCCACATCAAGGGTCGTTACACCAAAAGCTTTCAAACCCTTATCAGAGAACACGCACTCGTGCATACAAATGCCTTCATAGGCAAGATCATAATCATCCTTAAGGCTTTCCCGGATGTAATTGGCATTCAGAACAGCCAGCTCACTTACCCTTTTCAGATCCCCTCCCAGGCTCCTTATATAGGCCCAGGCCTTCAGCAGCACCCCAAAATTGCCGTAAAAGGCATGGAGACGACCTATACTTTCGGGGAAATCCGTTTCAAGCACATATCCTTCACCCCTTTTCACAACACGGGGGACGGGAAGAAAGGGCTCCAGCTCACGGGTAACGCAGACAGGTCCAGCTCCGGGTCCGCCTCCGCCATGGGGAGTGGAAAAGGTTTTATGCAGATTGAAATGCACCACATCCACACCCATGCGCTTCATATCCACATAGCCCATGACGGCATTCATGTTGGCTCCGTCACAATAAACAAGACCGCCCTTTTCATGGACAATGGCCGCAATGGCCGCAAAGTTGGTTTCAAAAAGCCCTAAAGTATTGGGATTGGTGATCATGATGCCTGCGGTGTTTTCGTCCATCAGGGCAGCCACATCTTCTGCGTGCAGAATGCCATCCGGACCGGATCGCAAGGGCAGAGGCTTCATACCGCAAAGGGCGGCTGAGGCCGGGTTGGTCCCATGGGCCGTATCCGGAATAATGATTTTCGTTCTTTTTTCTCCTCTGGCTTTGAAGAAGGCGTCAAAGAGCATCATGCCGCACAGCTCTCCATGGGCACCGGCTGCGGGCTGAAGACTTGCTGCATCCAGACCTGTGATGGCCTTCAGCATTTCCTGAAGTTCAAACATCAGACCAAGGGCTCCCTGACTTAAGCTTTCCGGCAAAAGGGGATGGGCTGTGGCAAAACCCGGCAGGGCCGCAAGTTTTTCGTGGATCTTGGGATTGTACTTCATGGTGCAGGAACCTAAAGGATACATGCCCGAATCCACGCCATAGTTCCACTGGGAAAGCCTGGTGTAATGGCGCACCACCTCAAGTTCAGAGAGATCCGGAAAATCCGGCCCATCCCCTGCCATGGCGCAGGGCAGCTCTTCTGCGGATGGTACATCGGAAAGGGGCATGGAAAAGGCCATGCGTCCCTTTTTTCCCTTCTCCCAGAGCAGAGATTCTTTAAAAACCAGACCCGTTGATGCATAATCCCCTGTCATTATATTTCCTCCCGAATAGCATCTGCCAGCCTGTCCATGGATGCTGCGGATGCGGTTTCCGTAGCACAGAAAAGAAAAGTCCCTTCAAGTTCAGGATAAAATTCTCCAAGGCCCAGCCCAGCCACCATGCCCTTTTCCATCAGCTTTTTCCGGATTTTTGAAAAACCTTCCGGTGCCTTCAGGCAAAATTCGTTGAAAACAGGGCTTTTAAAAAGGGGAGTAAACCCTGCAGTCTCAAGCCTTTTTTTCAGATAGGCAGCCTTATCCCTGTTCAGGGCCGCCAGCTTCCTGAAACCCGTAGCTCCCAGACAGGCCATATACATGGCCGACGCCGTTGCACACAAACCCTGATTGGAACAGATATTGGACGTGGCCTTTTCCCTTCGGATATGCTGTTCCCGAGTGGAAAGGGTTAGCACAAACCCCCTTTTTCCATCCATATCCTTTGTCTGACCCACCACCCGGCCCGGCAGATTGCGAACATGGGCCATGCGGCAGGCAAACATCCCCAGCCCCGGCCCGCCAAAACTCTGGGGAATGCCTAAGCTCTGACCTTCACCGCAGACTATATCCGCCCCCTGAATTCCGGGATTTTTTATAAGACCAAAGGCCAGCGGCTCACTGAAACAGGCCACAAGCAGGGCCTTTTCTCCGTGGGCAAGGTCTGCGGCCCTTTGAAGGTCTTCTATGCAACCGAAAAAATTGGGACTCTGCAGGGCAATGGCAGCCAGATCCCCGATATCTGCCAGAGTGCTTAAATCCGTGACTCCCGTCTCAGGATCATAGGGCAGCTCTATGACTTCAAATTCCGTAGGGGAAAAATAGGTAGCAACCACCTGTCTGTAATGGGGATGAATGGCCGAAGACAGGGCCACCTTCCTCCTTCCCTTTCCAAGGCGGATGGCCATGAGCAGGGCTTCTGCCAGAGCGGATGCTCCGTCGTACATGGAAGCGTTGGCCACATCCATGCCTAAAAGCCTTGCCGTAAGGGTCTGGTACTCAAAGATGGCCTGCAGGGTTCCCTGACTGACCTCCGGCTGGTATGGCGTATAGGCCGTGGTGAAT
This window of the Desulfobotulus mexicanus genome carries:
- the gcvPB gene encoding aminomethyl-transferring glycine dehydrogenase subunit GcvPB yields the protein MTGDYASTGLVFKESLLWEKGKKGRMAFSMPLSDVPSAEELPCAMAGDGPDFPDLSELEVVRHYTRLSQWNYGVDSGMYPLGSCTMKYNPKIHEKLAALPGFATAHPLLPESLSQGALGLMFELQEMLKAITGLDAASLQPAAGAHGELCGMMLFDAFFKARGEKRTKIIIPDTAHGTNPASAALCGMKPLPLRSGPDGILHAEDVAALMDENTAGIMITNPNTLGLFETNFAAIAAIVHEKGGLVYCDGANMNAVMGYVDMKRMGVDVVHFNLHKTFSTPHGGGGPGAGPVCVTRELEPFLPVPRVVKRGEGYVLETDFPESIGRLHAFYGNFGVLLKAWAYIRSLGGDLKRVSELAVLNANYIRESLKDDYDLAYEGICMHECVFSDKGLKAFGVTTLDVAKRLIDLGFHPPTVYFPLVVSGSMMVEPTETESVEELDRFIEAMKRIRKEAESEPETLLQSPSRTFVRRLDETGAARNPCLCGGM
- the gcvPA gene encoding aminomethyl-transferring glycine dehydrogenase subunit GcvPA, translated to MRYLPHTEEDVAAMLERIGVSSVEDLFAGIPESCRSLRSMDLPRPLSEWDLIARMESMAASISGGASHSVFLGAGSYSHYIPALIPQLLGRSEFTTAYTPYQPEVSQGTLQAIFEYQTLTARLLGMDVANASMYDGASALAEALLMAIRLGKGRRKVALSSAIHPHYRQVVATYFSPTEFEVIELPYDPETGVTDLSTLADIGDLAAIALQSPNFFGCIEDLQRAADLAHGEKALLVACFSEPLAFGLIKNPGIQGADIVCGEGQSLGIPQSFGGPGLGMFACRMAHVRNLPGRVVGQTKDMDGKRGFVLTLSTREQHIRREKATSNICSNQGLCATASAMYMACLGATGFRKLAALNRDKAAYLKKRLETAGFTPLFKSPVFNEFCLKAPEGFSKIRKKLMEKGMVAGLGLGEFYPELEGTFLFCATETASAASMDRLADAIREEI